The genomic segment GGACCAGCCAAAGGCCTCCTGGGCATAGTGGGGTTTGCGGAAGTGGGGCTGGGCGAAGGTGATGGAGATGAAGCAGCCCCCTGGGCGCAGCACCCGGCTCACCTGCGTCAGGAAAAGCCCCAGGAAGGGGTGGGGGAACACAGTGAGGTTCACCGCTTTGGGTCTGTCCCCAGGGATCCCATCACCATCTGCCAAAGAAccctcccagcctttcccatcACACCCCCACACCTCTTGTCCTAACCTTGTCCCCCCAAGAGACACCCCAGGTCTGACCTGTCCCCAGACCACCCACATGGAACAGGGGTCTCCATGCTCCATGtatccctgcaccccaaaactcTTCACTCCCACCCACAGCAGACAGCATAGAAACCCAACCCTGGCATGGGAAAAGCTTCACCCGTTCGAGCACAGGGCTCCCCCAGGCACAGCATGGGACACCCAATCCCACCCACCCCTGCCCAGACCACCCAGCACTACCACCAACACCCAGAATCAGAGGGGGATGCGGGAGGTGTTTGATGGGAAAGGACTCAACCCTTTTAATCAccattttctccctgctggaaTTAAGCCCCGTTAACAGGATGGAAAAGAACATCAATTTTCCTGCTTGGCTTTATCCAATGTCAAAAGGCTTTTACGGCCAGCGCCCGCGTGCTCAGCATGCAAAGGCAAtgcccggggcgggcgggcgtCCAGCCCCCTCCTCGCACCCTGCCCCAGGcggggacacccccagacccccccgGCAAGGGCAGAGAGTCACcgctgcaggggacagggctggaggcCAACTGGGGGGTTTCCCGAGCTCTGCTTTAATCCTGCTGGGAAGCTCCAgctggggagctctggctgGGGCCAGTGGAGGGGACAGGCAGCCTGCGTGTCCTCCCCTGCTGCGGCGGTGGCTTTTGAACCAAACCCTACCGGTTTTGgccaggaaaaggggaaggcaGGTCTCTACATCCCTCTCTGGGCACCTGGCTCAGTATCCCTCCCTGCTAAGTGCCTGAAAATCTGCCCTGGGAAGACCCCAGAGCTTCCCAAGCGATGGGCGGGAGGGGGGTCCCCGGAGgtgggggcaggcagggatctCCAGCTGGAACTGAGCGAGGCATCCCGCATGTCCACATCCATCCCTCGTTAATAGAGCAATAATGGCCGTTGCTTGGAGACGAGTGCAGGAAaccttcccatccttcccatccgTCAGCGGGAGCAGGGGGGCCGAGGGGCTGCTCCCGCCACAcccgctgtccccagctcacTGGGACAGGGCGTCCCTGCCGTGTCCCCACAGGCAGGGTGGATTTCCAGGTTCTTACATGCCCCCAGGGAGAGGAAGACAGAGGCTGTGAATCCCCCAGTGAAGGGGGatgggggtgggaagggaggtACCACGGATAGACCCCTCTGAAGGGACCTCCCAAACAGGGAGCAAGTGGGAACACCCAGCGAGTCCCCCTGGGGATGAGGACAGCAGGGACCGGCTGCAGGTGGAAGCTGGTACCCAGCGATgctgggggagggcagggattgAGCAGAGgattaaaaaggggaaaaaaaaaaagggaaaattaaatcCCTGCCGTTTGGCAAAATGACAAGGACAGGCAGCAGCGCTGGCAAGGAGGGCAGAGCACGGATAGCgagcacagccccactgccctgccGGGGGTTGCTCTCCCTCCCAGGCTCAGCCAGGCAAGAGAGGATTGGGAGGGTTGTCAACAGCCATGAGCACCCTCCCAGCACCCCGTGCCTGCAACCCCAGGGTGCCAGGGAGGTGCAGCAATTAATTATCCTGGCAGTTATTCCCGCAGGGTGGGAGAGGCTGCCAGGACCCGCACCCCCGCGCCGGGACAGGTTCAATCCGGTCCCGCCGCCGCCAATTAACAGGGCCCCGAGGCATCACCCGTCCCCGTGGACACGCCATGGCCCTGTCGATGCTGATGGGAGTTGCCATGGCAACACCAGACCAGATGATGGGGACCCCGGCTAAGGCGATCGAAGCTGGGGCGGCGGGTGCGGGGGGGCCAGAGCTCTCACAGCCCCACGGTCATCACcttgccctgggctggcagggccacCTCGGTGTGTCCCCCTGGGTCCCCTGCAGCCACCCACGCTAGGATGGGGCCCATTTTTCCAGCCAACTCTTTGTATTTAGCATGCAAATAAAGAGAGGGGTCATCCAGCAGGACTGAGACACATCCTGCTCCAtccacctccctggggaggaAATGATGGGCTCTAAGAGGGGGCAGTCTCCCACCCCCAGGAGTGTTGGGAGCTCCCCCGGTGCCCCCCTGCAACACAGCTGAGGGGCAGGACAGAAACACCGGCTGGGAGAACAGGAACACCGGCTGGGGCACGCACAGGGAAGCAGGGCGGTGAGCAGGCACTCAGCaccttcccccaccccaaataGGAATGGGGTCCCACCCTTGCACCCCTCCCAGGTCCCCCCAGCCCGTACCTCTGCCAGCACCCGGTGCATCGCGGCAGCCGCCTGGGGCGAGACGTGCCAGGGGTCGGTTTCCTCCACCAGGAGCACGTCGAGGGTGCCCTTCTCCAGCACCACGTCGAAGGAGGCGTCGGGGAAGGCGAGGGCGCGGATGTCCATGACGGCCCAGCGCAGGCCGGGGCAGCGGGCGTAGCGGGCGCGCATGGCCGCGATGCAGGCGGCCGAGAAGTCGATGCTGGTGACGTCGGTGTAGCCCAGCTTGTGCAGGTCGTGGCTCAGGGCACTGTTGCCACAGCCTGTGTGGGGCACAGCTCACAACAGGGCTCGGGGTGCCCGTGCCAGCACCCCAACTCCGTTCCCGTGGGGCAGGGGAGGTGTgggtgggctggggctgctgcagaggggcaggtCATGGCTTTGATGCCGGCTAGTGAGGGTTGGGCGAGTCACTAATTACCCCTGTCCTGCCAGGTGGGTGCTTTGGGCTCCTGTCCTGGGGCAGCCCCGCACACCCGATCCCCTCACCTTGGGGTGGGAAGGCTGGAGGCAGGAAAGAGGCAGAGGGCGTCCCCAGTTATCCCTCCCgcagtgctgtggggcaggagccGGCTGCGATCCCAAGAGCCTGCTGGATAACTCCAGTGGAAAATCAGGGAACTTCGGCTGGGGGTTTAACCCGGTGCGATGGCGAGAGGGATGAAGAACTGGTGTCTCAACaggacacggggggacacggggagtGCTCCGCTACCAAGCCCTCCTCTCGGAGCCGCTCCACCGGGGCTCGGCCGCTCACCCGGGGATCCCGGGGAGGGGGGCGGATTTGGGGGCTATTAAACGCAGCTGGCAGCGGCTGATCCGCTAACAGGATCGGTGATTACACCCGCTTAATCCTGCCGGCGGATCAGACCGCAGGTGGGATTACGGGGCGGTTATACCCGCCAGCACCCCCGGCACCGGGGCCaccccgccgggccgggctgggcgcAGCTCCCGGTACCGGCCCGGTGCCACACCGCCCTCTGGCGGCTAGCGGCAGCGCATCCAGCGGCGGGACCCCgagccccgcccgcccgccctccACCGGGCACGCCGGGCACGGGGCACGTACCGAGGACGAGGATGCGGTCACCGGGGCGCAGCTCGGGCTCCAGCTGCGGGAGAAACCGGGAGAGCCCCCCCAGCCACTCGCGGGTCTCGGCGCCCTCCCGCCGGTACAGCTCGTCCCAGAACCGGCGCCGCCCGTACcgggggggggcggcgggcgcgcgCCGCCGCTCCATGCCCGCGCGCGGGGCGGGAGCACCGGGCGCCACGTGCCGCCCGCGCCCCCACGTGCGCCttccgggccgggccggcgcgCCGCGCTAAGCGCTCCGGGCGGAAACACGGAGCGGAatggcggcggggcggggggcggcggcgctgcggcGGGCATG from the Camarhynchus parvulus chromosome 9, STF_HiC, whole genome shotgun sequence genome contains:
- the EEF1AKMT4 gene encoding LOW QUALITY PROTEIN: EEF1A lysine methyltransferase 4 (The sequence of the model RefSeq protein was modified relative to this genomic sequence to represent the inferred CDS: inserted 1 base in 1 codon), with translation MERRRAPAAPPRYGRRRFWDELYRREGAETREWLGGLSRFLPQLEPELRPGDRILVLGCGNSALSHDLHKLGYTDVTSIDFSAACIAAMRARYARCPGLRWAVMDIRALAFPDASFDVVLEKGTLDVLLVEETDPWHVSPQAAAAMHRVLAEVSRVLRPGGCFISITFAQPHFRKPHYAQEAFGWSLRHAACGDGDAGAFHYFLYVMRKGQPLEPRDVALGRRLHQXPPAPAPPLPPAPPDDDEDYLLAIQL